A single genomic interval of Monodelphis domestica isolate mMonDom1 chromosome X, mMonDom1.pri, whole genome shotgun sequence harbors:
- the FOXP3 gene encoding forkhead box protein P3 isoform X3 — MLTTYLCTFPSGPSTGDATAFRLGPKKESILQTCPLDSSQSCWWPGCEKVFLEPGELLKHLQEDHRLDEKGKAQCLIQKEVVQNLEQKLLLEKEKLGAMQAHLSGKLALVKPLAVNPSTEKVTYCPSRSLGPTWSSWPGSLEDKDKAQLPGQGLFAVRRHLWGSHMSPDFVHNLEYFRSHNLRPPFTYATLIRWAILEAPEKQRTLNEIYHWFTHTFAFFRTHPATWKNAIRHNLSLHKCFVRVENEKGAVWTVDEFEFRKKRRPRPSRDQDLKRLLACTPMAVTEAWLPLPHRNSHI, encoded by the exons ATGCTGACGACGTACCTCTGCACTTTTCCCAGTGGGCCCAGCACTGGGGATGCCACTGCTTTCCGGCTTGGCCCCAAGAAGGAGAG CATCCTCCAGACATGCCCCCTGGACAGCTCCCAGAGCTGCTGGTGGCCTGGTTGTGAGAAGGTCTTCCTGGAACCGGGGGAGCTCTTGAA ACACCTCCAAGAGGACCACCGCCTGGATGAGAAGGGGAAGGCCCAATGCCTCATCCAGAAAGAGGTGGTACAGAATCTAGAGCAGAAG CTGCTCCTCGAGAAGGAGAAGCTGGGGGCCATGCAAGCCCACCTCTCCGGGAAGTTGGCACTGGTGAAGCCCCTGGCTGTG AACCCGTCCACAGAGAAAGTGACCTACTGCCCATCAAGGAGCCTGGGCCCCACCTGGTCAAGCTGGCCAGGCTCCCTGGAGGACAAGGACAAGGCTCAGCTCCCAGGGCAAGGCCTCTTTGCAGTCAGGAGGCATTTGTGGGGCAGCCATATGTCTCCAG ACTTTGTCCATAATCTGGAATACTTCCGATCTCACAACCTGCGGCCGCCCTTCACCTATGCCACTCTTATCCGCTGG GCCATACTGGAGGCCCCAGAGAAACAGCGGACACTCAATGAGATCTACCACTGGTTCACCCACACATTCGCCTTCTTTCGGACCCACCCAGCCACGTGGAAG AATGCCATTCGGCACAACCTGAGTCTGCACAAGTGCTTTGTCCGAGTGGAGAATGAGAAAGGGGCAGTGTGGACTGTTGACGAGTTTGAATTCCGAAAGAAGAGAAGGCCTCGGCCCAGCAG AGATCAAGACCTGAAACGCTTATTGGCCTGTACCCCAATGGCCGTGACGGAGGCCTGGCTCCCTCTTCCCCATCGCAATAGCCACATCTGA
- the FOXP3 gene encoding forkhead box protein P3 isoform X1, producing the protein MVMVAPPGGQLSTLPHPQALLQDKQHFVHQLTSTEVLGRPSLVHMTPLSTPALINLPSPPDIIAYKTRTSQLHSLPPGINLANFEWLPKEPANMLTTYLCTFPSGPSTGDATAFRLGPKKESILQTCPLDSSQSCWWPGCEKVFLEPGELLKHLQEDHRLDEKGKAQCLIQKEVVQNLEQKLLLEKEKLGAMQAHLSGKLALVKPLAVNPSTEKVTYCPSRSLGPTWSSWPGSLEDKDKAQLPGQGLFAVRRHLWGSHMSPDFVHNLEYFRSHNLRPPFTYATLIRWAILEAPEKQRTLNEIYHWFTHTFAFFRTHPATWKNAIRHNLSLHKCFVRVENEKGAVWTVDEFEFRKKRRPRPSRDQDLKRLLACTPMAVTEAWLPLPHRNSHI; encoded by the exons ATGGTGATGGTGGCCCCACCAGGTGGGCAACTTAGCACATTGCCACACCCCCAGGCCCTGCTTCAGGACAAGCAGCATTTTGTACACCAG CTCACCTCCACCGAGGTCCTCGGCCGGCCCTCACTGGTGCACATGACACCGCTGAGCACCCCTGCCCTGATCAACCTGCCGTCACCACCCGACATCATCGCCTATAAGACCAGAACCTCCCAGCTGCATAGCCTTCCTCCTG GGATCAATCTTGCCAACTTTGAGTGGTTGCCCAAGGAGCCAGCCAACATGCTGACGACGTACCTCTGCACTTTTCCCAGTGGGCCCAGCACTGGGGATGCCACTGCTTTCCGGCTTGGCCCCAAGAAGGAGAG CATCCTCCAGACATGCCCCCTGGACAGCTCCCAGAGCTGCTGGTGGCCTGGTTGTGAGAAGGTCTTCCTGGAACCGGGGGAGCTCTTGAA ACACCTCCAAGAGGACCACCGCCTGGATGAGAAGGGGAAGGCCCAATGCCTCATCCAGAAAGAGGTGGTACAGAATCTAGAGCAGAAG CTGCTCCTCGAGAAGGAGAAGCTGGGGGCCATGCAAGCCCACCTCTCCGGGAAGTTGGCACTGGTGAAGCCCCTGGCTGTG AACCCGTCCACAGAGAAAGTGACCTACTGCCCATCAAGGAGCCTGGGCCCCACCTGGTCAAGCTGGCCAGGCTCCCTGGAGGACAAGGACAAGGCTCAGCTCCCAGGGCAAGGCCTCTTTGCAGTCAGGAGGCATTTGTGGGGCAGCCATATGTCTCCAG ACTTTGTCCATAATCTGGAATACTTCCGATCTCACAACCTGCGGCCGCCCTTCACCTATGCCACTCTTATCCGCTGG GCCATACTGGAGGCCCCAGAGAAACAGCGGACACTCAATGAGATCTACCACTGGTTCACCCACACATTCGCCTTCTTTCGGACCCACCCAGCCACGTGGAAG AATGCCATTCGGCACAACCTGAGTCTGCACAAGTGCTTTGTCCGAGTGGAGAATGAGAAAGGGGCAGTGTGGACTGTTGACGAGTTTGAATTCCGAAAGAAGAGAAGGCCTCGGCCCAGCAG AGATCAAGACCTGAAACGCTTATTGGCCTGTACCCCAATGGCCGTGACGGAGGCCTGGCTCCCTCTTCCCCATCGCAATAGCCACATCTGA
- the FOXP3 gene encoding forkhead box protein P3 isoform X2, which yields MAWHRERLSETSISLLDFHPIFIGLAFHLDWSKEDFLQTEIDRCEHPRGPNCISLQKGINLANFEWLPKEPANMLTTYLCTFPSGPSTGDATAFRLGPKKESILQTCPLDSSQSCWWPGCEKVFLEPGELLKHLQEDHRLDEKGKAQCLIQKEVVQNLEQKLLLEKEKLGAMQAHLSGKLALVKPLAVNPSTEKVTYCPSRSLGPTWSSWPGSLEDKDKAQLPGQGLFAVRRHLWGSHMSPDFVHNLEYFRSHNLRPPFTYATLIRWAILEAPEKQRTLNEIYHWFTHTFAFFRTHPATWKNAIRHNLSLHKCFVRVENEKGAVWTVDEFEFRKKRRPRPSRDQDLKRLLACTPMAVTEAWLPLPHRNSHI from the exons ATGGCCTGGCACAGAGAAAGACTTTCGGAAACGTCTATCTCCTTATTGGATTTTCATCCAATTTTCATTGGATTGGCTTTTCATCTGGACTGGTCCAAAGAAG ATTTTCTACAGACCGAAATCGATCGCTGTGAGCACCCAAGAGGCCCAAACTGCATCAGCCTGCAAAAAG GGATCAATCTTGCCAACTTTGAGTGGTTGCCCAAGGAGCCAGCCAACATGCTGACGACGTACCTCTGCACTTTTCCCAGTGGGCCCAGCACTGGGGATGCCACTGCTTTCCGGCTTGGCCCCAAGAAGGAGAG CATCCTCCAGACATGCCCCCTGGACAGCTCCCAGAGCTGCTGGTGGCCTGGTTGTGAGAAGGTCTTCCTGGAACCGGGGGAGCTCTTGAA ACACCTCCAAGAGGACCACCGCCTGGATGAGAAGGGGAAGGCCCAATGCCTCATCCAGAAAGAGGTGGTACAGAATCTAGAGCAGAAG CTGCTCCTCGAGAAGGAGAAGCTGGGGGCCATGCAAGCCCACCTCTCCGGGAAGTTGGCACTGGTGAAGCCCCTGGCTGTG AACCCGTCCACAGAGAAAGTGACCTACTGCCCATCAAGGAGCCTGGGCCCCACCTGGTCAAGCTGGCCAGGCTCCCTGGAGGACAAGGACAAGGCTCAGCTCCCAGGGCAAGGCCTCTTTGCAGTCAGGAGGCATTTGTGGGGCAGCCATATGTCTCCAG ACTTTGTCCATAATCTGGAATACTTCCGATCTCACAACCTGCGGCCGCCCTTCACCTATGCCACTCTTATCCGCTGG GCCATACTGGAGGCCCCAGAGAAACAGCGGACACTCAATGAGATCTACCACTGGTTCACCCACACATTCGCCTTCTTTCGGACCCACCCAGCCACGTGGAAG AATGCCATTCGGCACAACCTGAGTCTGCACAAGTGCTTTGTCCGAGTGGAGAATGAGAAAGGGGCAGTGTGGACTGTTGACGAGTTTGAATTCCGAAAGAAGAGAAGGCCTCGGCCCAGCAG AGATCAAGACCTGAAACGCTTATTGGCCTGTACCCCAATGGCCGTGACGGAGGCCTGGCTCCCTCTTCCCCATCGCAATAGCCACATCTGA